GTCAATAGTTTGCTGAACGTCAGGACCTGGTCGATTTGCCTGACATCAAAGCTGGATACACTGCTAGATCCGCTTAGAATTCGTCGATTGCCGAAGGATAAGTTGCTCAATTTAGCGTTAGATTTGTATAGTAAGGATTTGGAGAAGAATGAGTTGAGCGTTAAATGTGCCGAGCTAAAGCTAGAGAATGTCAGGTTGCGGGAGTTGCTTGGCTTGAAACCTCCATCAAAGCACAAAGTTGTTTATGCCGAAGTGATTCGCCGCGACGCTTCGGCCTGGTGGGATCGACTGTGGATAAATAAAGGCAAAGCTGATGGACTAAGCATCGGCGATGGAGTGGGTTACATCGGCGGCATTGGTGGAAAAATTTCAGAAATTTTCGAGACCAAGGCAGTGGTTGAACTTTTGACCAGTCCAAACTTTAGGATAGCTGTTCAGCTGGCCGGAGATTCCAGGCCGTTTATTTACTGTGGGACGA
This window of the Puniceicoccales bacterium genome carries:
- a CDS encoding rod shape-determining protein MreC, whose translation is MGCVGWWIFSSIINFDVNSLLNVRTWSICLTSKLDTLLDPLRIRRLPKDKLLNLALDLYSKDLEKNELSVKCAELKLENVRLRELLGLKPPSKHKVVYAEVIRRDASAWWDRLWINKGKADGLSIGDGVGYIGGIGGKISEIFETKAVVELLTSPNFRIAVQLAGDSRPFIYCGTKHVRFKRVGKLSDLPQDLFDIKETKVVSSEMSSKFPGNLFVGRLTKKIHGNGIYFDAECEIPNSLKDLREVMIFVNPK